A window of Bacillus toyonensis BCT-7112 genomic DNA:
TCTTGATGTATTCCCTCTATCGCTTGCTGGATTGCTGTTTCCTCACCATTTAAATGAACAACTAAACTTCCGTAAGAACCGTTATTCGTTTGTGCGATATTTCCTTGCAAAATGCTAACTTCTATATCACTGCGTTGCATTAATCTTTGAAGTACTGGTCTTTCTACAGCCTCGCCGACAAACTGCAAGCGAATTACTTTGCCATCTGGATATTTTTCAATTAAACTTTCAATTGTTTCGTTTGTATCTTCAGAATCTGTTAACTGCTGTACAAAGCGTTTCGTAATGTCTTGCTGTGGATTACGGAATACGTCAAGTACTGGACCTGTTTCTACGATTTTCCCTTTCTCCATTACCGCAACACGATTACAAATCTTTCGAATTACGTGCATCTCATGTGTAATCAATACAATTGTTAAACCGAGACGCTTATTAATATCAAGTAGTAAATCTAAAATTTGATCTGTCGTTTCCGGATCCAGTGCTGACGTTGCTTCATCACATAAAAGCACTTGTGGGTTGTTAGCTAACGCTCTAGCAATCCCAACACGTTGCTTTTGTCCACCACTTAACTGGGATGGATACGCGTCTCCTCTTCCTTCTAATCCAACGAGATGAATTAACTCATCAACACGTTTTCTTCTCTTCTCCTTATCAACACCTGCAATCTCAAGTGGAAATGCGATATTTTCGCGTACAGTTCGTGACCAAAGTAAGTTGAAGTGCTGAAAAATCATTCCAATTTCTTGCCTTGCCTTACGAAGTTCACTTCCTGTAATTGCTGAAATGACACGATTTGCAATTGTAATTTGGCCAGAAGTTGGTTTCTCTAACTGATTAAACAGCCTTATTAAAGAACTTTTCCCAGCACCACTATATCCGATAACACCAAATATTTCGCCTTTTTCTATTTTTAAATTGGCGTTATCTACAGCAGTGACATCACCGCTTTTTGCCTTATATATTTTCTTTACATTTTCTAATAAGATCATGATGTTCACCCCTTTTTTAAGTAAAAAGCGCAAGCGGCTCGTTTAGAACAAGTGGACGCCCGAATCCCTGACGTAGAGGCGCTTTTTGCCTCATAGGAAGGGATGAAACGAACGACTGTTCTAGCCGCTGGAGCTGGATTTCATAAAACTTTGGATAGACTCCGCAATTTTTTTATTTTTCATGCGTGTAATCTATCGCCATAGCTCCTCTTATTATTTGAATGTCCTCCACATTCAAACAACAAAAAAACCTTTCCGCTTTAGAGAAGCAGAAAGGTTTATATGCGTATATAACAACATTATCCCTCTCTCTCATCTCTCAAAGCATTCGCTTTGCAGGAATTGGCACCATTTCAACATAAGTTGACGGTTGCCGGGCTTCACAGGGCACAGTCCCTCCACCTCTCTTGATAAGAGAAATCAGATTTAATTTTCGTCTGATTTGTAATTTATGAAATTGTCTATATTTTATGAATTGAATTGTATCAATATCCACACGTCATGTCAACAAGAATTTTCACAAAACAAGAAACTTCAGAATTTTAAGCACCTACTGACATCGGTTTACATATATGAAACATCGATTCAACTAATAGCATCGTTCGATATGTTCCCGAATATTGCACACGTCCATCGTTCATTAACGTTTGCAATCTTACATTTCCGTTCACTAATTGTTTTACATCCTCTTCATCTAAGCACACAATTTGTTCCGTTCCTCTTGCCTCTTGTGACAATTCTATATAATCTCTTGAAATTTGTAATGAACAACTTTCATCTCCAAAGCGGAAATTAACAGTTTTTTCTCCTTGTCTTAAAAGCGGTTCTAAATGATATTGACCGTTAGCGTAATTTACAAATGATTGAAGCAAAGAATATAATTTCACCCTAAATCACATCCTTCATATCACTTTCTATTACATACCATTTCCCTCTCACTAAAGAGCAATCCTGTTACTTTCGCTCGACAAATACTGTATCCATCCCGCATGTCGACATATTTCCCAAGAAATATGTCGAGGCGGCAAAAACTTTGCCGCCTACTTTAATTCCGTATATAAATATTCAACCGAATGAAATGCATATATCTTCTTCATGAGTGTCCCATTTTCAAAAACAAGTAAACAAGGCACACTTTCGATTCCATACTCTTTCGCTAAATGCGGAGCATAATTTAAATCTAACATTCCAATTTTCAACTCTTCAATCGTCATCTCGACAACCGTTAACATCTTCTTTGCTAATTGGCATGTTCCACACATCGGTGTATATACATATAGCACTGTTTTTTCTTCATTCTCTATTAGGGCTGTAGCTTCGGCTCCTGTCCAGTCAATCACTTCTATCATTCCTTACCGTAAATATTCTGTATAAACGTCAATGTCAGCTCCCCATAATACATTTGCTAAATGTGAAGAAGGTGCAGTCGCCACTTCTCGGTACGAGCGATCAATATAAATATGCTCTGCTTGCGGAAATTCTTTTCGAAACTGTTTCCTTAACTTTTCTCCTGCATCATCAGCATCCACTAGCACATATACGTCCTTATCAAAAAACTGATCAATGAGCTCATCCATTTTCGACAAACCAATTGTACCATTTGTACAAACAATTTCCACCGGTTCACGAATAATAGATTCAATCTTTCTTCTGTCTGATTTACCTTCTACAATAATGACTTTTTCTACATAAATCATATGTCATCACCCGATCACCATATACTATACAACCTTTAACTTAGTATATAGTATATTCGTTATTTTCATGTTGTTTCCTGTTTATTTTTGCAAAAGAAAAGCGGAAGCGGCTTGTTTAGATTGTAAAAAGCATGAAACTTCACTAAATAGATTTCCCATTAATGTACTCTCACATGATAATTGATTCATATATATGTGCTTTTCAACTCATTATGTAGCACAAAATAAAAAGGACAGCACAAAGGCTGTCCTTCAGTTGACTAAAATTAGTCTTGGTTTGTCATTTCTGCATATTTTTCTGCAGTTAATAACTTCTCAACTTGGCTTGCATCAGAAAGTTCAACTTTAACCATCCATGCACCCTCGTATGGAGATTCGTTTACAAGTTCTGGTTGGTCACTTAATTCTTCGTTTACTGCTACAACTTTACCGCTTACAGGTGCGTATAATTCAGAAACTGTTTTAACAGATTCTACGCTTCCGAATGGCTCGTCAGCTTCGATTGTTGCACCTACTTCAGGAAGTTCAACGAATACGATATCGCCTAGCTCACCTTGTGCAAAGTGAGTAATACCGATTACAACTTCATTACCTTCAGTTTTTACCCATTCGTGTTCTTCAGAGTAACGTAAATTATTTGGAATGCTCATGACTGTACCTCCAGTGAATGTATTAATTATGTAAAAATACCTTATTGGTACTTTTTCCACACACTTTCAAACTGCTCTTCGTTAAAACCAAGTGTTACATTCGTTCCATCTGTTACAATTGGACGTTTAATCAACATGCCATCAGATGCTAAAAGCTCATACATTTCGTCTTCGCTTGCATCTTTCAACTTATCTTTTAGACCAAGTTCGCGGTAACGCATTCCACTTGTATTAAAGAATTTTTTTAATGGTAATTCACTTTTTACATGTAAATTACGTACATCTTCTTTTGACGGTGGATTTTCAACAATATGAATCATCTCATATGCTACATCGTTTGCCTCAAACCATTTCTTTGCCTTTTGACATGTGCCACACTTTGGATATGAATAAAATGTTACTGTCATAAATTCACCTACTTTTTTACTAACCTTTACCTTTATCATATAGAAAACGTTTTATTATTTCAAACGATTATTCGCTAAACTTTTACTTATTTCGTGATAAATTTTAATAATCCTGCGAATTTTTCTTATTTTTCCGCCATTTGTTAAGAAAAAAATAAATATATAATTTTTTTCGATTCTTCTCTCATTCTGCATCGAACATATATCTTAAACAAACGTTTGATTAATTTTCTATTTTTCTATGTGAGCCTTTGTGCTGCATCAATTCTTTCCTACCGAACATACATCTTAAACAAACGTTTGATTAATTTCCTATTTTTTTATGTGAGCCTTTAAACTGCATCGATTTCTTCCTACCGGACATGCATCTTAAACAAACGTTTATTCAAAAAAGAAGAAGCCCCTTTTACGGCCTCCTCCATCATCGACTTAAATAATCTGAAATTGTTTGAAACACTACTATATACATATTATGAATATTTTGATTGGAAACCGTATCTTTATATAATCCCATACCCCAATACTGTCCTTCAGGGTTTCCCATATTTACAAATCCTTGCGTATACATCATAGCTCTATCCTTTGGGGCATTGTCATAATCTAAATCTTTTTCAGTAAAAATTAAGTATGGTTTATCTTGTAAGCCAATAAAAAACACTGGCTTCTTTAACGATAAAAATAAGTCCGTATACCGCTCCTTTGATGCCTCTTTAAAATATTCTTTCATAACGAAAAAACCATCAACTTTTGCTGATTTCTCCTGCATCTCTTCTAGCTTTACACTTTCAAACTTTATATTTCTAAACGTATCTTTCGGTTTTTCTCCAACAACTCCAATTACGAGTGCTCTCCCGTTATATTCTAATTTCTCTCCTTCTTTATCCTTTGCACACCCAGCACTCACTAGGCATATCAATATAAAAAATAAGAAATACGATAAACGCTTCATATAGCACTCTCCCCTTCTTTTAAGTCAAGTGACAAAAACGTAAGGTTAATTCAAGAAAATGTAAGTAAAATCGATAGCCCAATTTACGTTTCTATATTATAATCAATTGAATTTACCTACATTACTAAACATAGGAGATTATCATGAAGAAATTTAAACTTTCATCTTTTCTTCCGTTAAGTTATATACTTCTACTCGTACTCGTAAGTCCCCTTTACGACGTATTAAATAAATCAACTGTTCACGCAGTAGATGTCACAACTGTAGTAGATGATTGGATTCCATTTGTAAAAGCATTTATTATTCCTTATTTACTTTGGTTTCCTTACTTATACGGCGCACTTATTTATTACTGCTTTGCTGATCGAAAGCAATATTACGTTACTTTAAGTAGTGTAATTCTTGGCAAACTTGCTTGTTTTTCTATTTATTATTTTTGGCAGACAACTGTACCACGTCCAACTGTCGTTGGAACAGACGTATTTTCTGAACTAGTTCGCTATATTTATAGTATTGATCAACCGGTAAACTGTTTCCCTAGCATTCACGTTCTTACGACATTTGTAATTATGTTAGCTGCCTTTAAGCGTAGAGAGCAACATGCTTTTGAATATTATATCCTTACTTTCTTCGGTACACTTATCATTTTATCAACACTATTTACGAAGCAACATGCATTTGTAGATGCTGTTTCTGGAATGACGCTCGCGAGTATATTATACTTCGGCGTTCAGCTCTTATTAGCAAAAGAAACAGTACGCATTCCAGTAAAACAAAATCATAAGATGTAACATAACAAAAAAGCAGACTGTGGCTTCTTCAGTCTGCTTTTATCTATTATTAAGGAGATTTTCAAATTAAGATTGCGGTACAGTCATATCACCAGAATGAATACGACCTGCTTTTTTAAGAGCAATGTAAAGTATATAAGAAACAGCTACTGGAATGATGATATAAGTGATTGCCATAGCTGGAAGAACTCCCCATCCTTGACTGGAAATTAAATTAATTGGTGCGATAAGAGAACTTAATCCAAGACCAGCGATTTCTTTCCCTGCTTCTAATTGGAAAATTAATGCCGATACTGGGCCGACTATCGCACTAGCGACGACAGTCGGGACGAGAATCATTGGATTTTTAGTAATGTTTGGCAACTGTACTTTCGGAGTACAAAGCGCCTGAGCTAATATGCCACCTAAATTATTTTCTTTCGCTGAGATTACAGAGAATCCGATAAACTGAGCAACGCATCCTGCTAGAGCTGCACCACCTGCAACGCCATCTAAGCTAAGTGCGATCGCTAATGCAGCTGATGAAGCTGGAGAGATAAGTAATAGCCCCCAAACTACTGCAATGACGATAGAAGCGATAAACGGGCTACCAGCTGAACTATCTTTAATAAATGCTCCAACTGTATTTAAAACAGGAGTAATATTATGAGATAACCAAATACCAACTAAACCAGAACCTAATATGGCCGCAAATGGAACGAGCATCATATCTAACGCAGTTTTTCCACTTAAACGTTTACCGATATATACAGCTAAAGTTGCTGTTAATAATGCACCGATTGGCTCACCTGTTTTAATGATTAGACCCGCTTCAGTAATTGAAATGGATCCGGCACCAATCGCTCCAGCTACCATCGCTGAAAAGATAACAAGACCGTTTGCACCGAGCATAAAAGCAATGCCGGCACCAATGGCTGGTGCCATAAGTGATTTTGCAACAACTCCGATTGTAATAAGTAATGGAATATCAACAATTCTTCCTATATTTTCGATCAGTAAACCAATTCCGAGGGATACGAAAATACCTTGTGCGATTCCAGCAGATGCTTTAAATACACGAGACATTATATATTCCTTCATTTGTTTCAC
This region includes:
- a CDS encoding methionine ABC transporter ATP-binding protein yields the protein MILLENVKKIYKAKSGDVTAVDNANLKIEKGEIFGVIGYSGAGKSSLIRLFNQLEKPTSGQITIANRVISAITGSELRKARQEIGMIFQHFNLLWSRTVRENIAFPLEIAGVDKEKRRKRVDELIHLVGLEGRGDAYPSQLSGGQKQRVGIARALANNPQVLLCDEATSALDPETTDQILDLLLDINKRLGLTIVLITHEMHVIRKICNRVAVMEKGKIVETGPVLDVFRNPQQDITKRFVQQLTDSEDTNETIESLIEKYPDGKVIRLQFVGEAVERPVLQRLMQRSDIEVSILQGNIAQTNNGSYGSLVVHLNGEETAIQQAIEGIHQDQVELEVIAHG
- a CDS encoding thioredoxin family protein; its protein translation is MIEVIDWTGAEATALIENEEKTVLYVYTPMCGTCQLAKKMLTVVEMTIEELKIGMLDLNYAPHLAKEYGIESVPCLLVFENGTLMKKIYAFHSVEYLYTELK
- a CDS encoding toprim domain-containing protein, with protein sequence MIYVEKVIIVEGKSDRRKIESIIREPVEIVCTNGTIGLSKMDELIDQFFDKDVYVLVDADDAGEKLRKQFRKEFPQAEHIYIDRSYREVATAPSSHLANVLWGADIDVYTEYLR
- the gcvH gene encoding glycine cleavage system protein GcvH → MSIPNNLRYSEEHEWVKTEGNEVVIGITHFAQGELGDIVFVELPEVGATIEADEPFGSVESVKTVSELYAPVSGKVVAVNEELSDQPELVNESPYEGAWMVKVELSDASQVEKLLTAEKYAEMTNQD
- a CDS encoding arsenate reductase family protein gives rise to the protein MTVTFYSYPKCGTCQKAKKWFEANDVAYEMIHIVENPPSKEDVRNLHVKSELPLKKFFNTSGMRYRELGLKDKLKDASEDEMYELLASDGMLIKRPIVTDGTNVTLGFNEEQFESVWKKYQ
- a CDS encoding phosphatase PAP2 family protein, coding for MKKFKLSSFLPLSYILLLVLVSPLYDVLNKSTVHAVDVTTVVDDWIPFVKAFIIPYLLWFPYLYGALIYYCFADRKQYYVTLSSVILGKLACFSIYYFWQTTVPRPTVVGTDVFSELVRYIYSIDQPVNCFPSIHVLTTFVIMLAAFKRREQHAFEYYILTFFGTLIILSTLFTKQHAFVDAVSGMTLASILYFGVQLLLAKETVRIPVKQNHKM
- a CDS encoding PTS transporter subunit IIC, yielding MKEYIMSRVFKASAGIAQGIFVSLGIGLLIENIGRIVDIPLLITIGVVAKSLMAPAIGAGIAFMLGANGLVIFSAMVAGAIGAGSISITEAGLIIKTGEPIGALLTATLAVYIGKRLSGKTALDMMLVPFAAILGSGLVGIWLSHNITPVLNTVGAFIKDSSAGSPFIASIVIAVVWGLLLISPASSAALAIALSLDGVAGGAALAGCVAQFIGFSVISAKENNLGGILAQALCTPKVQLPNITKNPMILVPTVVASAIVGPVSALIFQLEAGKEIAGLGLSSLIAPINLISSQGWGVLPAMAITYIIIPVAVSYILYIALKKAGRIHSGDMTVPQS